A single genomic interval of Musa acuminata AAA Group cultivar baxijiao chromosome BXJ3-4, Cavendish_Baxijiao_AAA, whole genome shotgun sequence harbors:
- the LOC135634870 gene encoding cis-zeatin O-glucosyltransferase 2-like, which produces MEAARQEEAQDVVVVVVPLPAQSHLAQLHHFALLLCGRPGLSVHFATSAIHIRQAKSRVNPAWGGDSRLHFHELPIPAFPSPPPDRNSTTTRFPAHLQPMFDAFEHLDEPISVLLRSLSASSRRVVVVHDSLASFAAVEAAALHNAESYNFSCLPALFQVFYDRPSAADELRDRGLALPPLDGIITEEFGAFARRRMDENTSSAGRLLNTCRPIEGEFIDLLAREPKHRDRKIFTLGPLSPMAVIDGGRRRQPHECLYWLDKQPPASVVYVSFGTTTAMADEQVEELANGLLLSRQRFVWVVRDADRGDIFAAEDNGHVRRMELPPEFEQKVAGTGLVVRGWAPQLDILSHPATGAFVSHCGWNSCMESLCMGVPVIAWPMHSDQPTIAALVTGHLKAGVTVGEWTPRADKVTTRAVIEEAIKRVMVYDEGRGIRERARVIGEAVREAIAEGGASRAELDAFVAHITR; this is translated from the coding sequence ATGGAAGCAGCAAGACAAGAGGAAGCTCAagatgtggtggtggtggtcgtcCCCCTACCGGCGCAGAGCCACCTGGCCCAGCTCCACCATTTCGCCCTCCTCCTCTGTGGCCGCCCCGGCCTCTCCGTTCACTTCGCCACCTCCGCCATCCACATCCGCCAGGCCAAATCCAGGGTCAACCCTGCCTGGGGCGGAGACTCCCGGCTTCACTTCCACGAGCTCCCCATCCCTGCTTTCCCTAGCCCGCCTCCTGACCGAAACTCCACCACGACCAGGTTCCCTGCCCACCTCCAGCCCATGTTCGACGCGTTCGAGCACCTGGACGAACCGATCTCCGTCCTCCTCCGCTCCCTCTCCGCCTCCTCCCGCCGCGTCGTCGTCGTCCACGATTCCCTCGCCTCCTTCGCCGCAGTCGAGGCCGCCGCCCTCCACAACGCGGAGTCATACAACTTCAGTTGCCTCCCGGCCCTGTTCCAAGTCTTCTACGATCGCCCATCGGCCGCCGACGAGCTGAGAGATCGCGGCTTGGCCCTCCCTCCCTTGGACGGCATCATCACCGAAGAGTTCGGGGCCTTTGCAAGGCGCCGCATGGACGAGAACACTTCCAGCGCCGGAAGGCTGCTCAACACCTGCCGCCCTATCGAGGGCGAGTTCATTGACCTTCTAGCTCGGGAACCTAAGCATCGAGACAGGAAGATTTTCACCCTCGGGCCACTGAGTCCGATGGCAGTCATCGACGGAGGCCGCCGTCGACAGCCACACGAATGCCTATATTGGTTGGACAAGCAACCGCCAGCGTCGGTCGTCTACGTCTCTTTCGGGACGACTACTGCGATGGCGGACGAGCAGGTGGAGGAACTGGCGAACGGGCTGTTGCTTAGCAGGCAGCGCTTCGTCTGGGTCGTCAGAGACGCCGACAGGGGAGACATCTTCGCCGCCGAGGACAACGGACACGTCCGACGGATGGAGCTGCCACCGGAATTCGAACAGAAGGTGGCAGGGACCGGACTGGTGGTGCGGGGGTGGGCGCCGCAGCTGGATATCCTGTCGCACCCGGCGACGGGCGCGTTCGTGAGccactgcgggtggaactcgtGCATGGAGAGCTTGTGCATGGGCGTGCCCGTGATAGCGTGGCCCATGCACTCGGACCAACCGACGATCGCGGCGCTGGTGACGGGGCACCTGAAGGCGGGTGTCACGGTCGGAGAGTGGACGCCTCGGGCCGACAAGGTGACGACGCGGGCGGTGATCGAGGAGGCGATCAAGCGAGTGATGGTCTACGACGAAGGGAGAGGGATAAGAGAACGAGCCAGGGTTATAGGGGAAGCTGTGAGGGAGGCGATAGCGGAGGGAGGAGCTTCACGAGCCGAGTTGGATGCCTTCGTTGCGCACATTACTAGATGA
- the LOC135635977 gene encoding uncharacterized protein LOC135635977 codes for MGQERGLKSEDNFQVRLRPKVVSSCISSSKKVQECDRKGLPRYYDLNRLDSDLRVLGRSYSSSPGYKIMPLKMSDKVPKRGSMYRSSKEVSRMRKLRDMRKVESCCSDDAFFSFDIIDSFHHHGLKEPVLFSHEEHSPLGSMDVTLDPLSVDPTDSNTTRSMGFLDLSSHDLPDKNQSLNKSCSSSASRKNSSIDDLFEISLQSIETESHSTYAANEFLRARSHKDQKFHHDQRTDPRISEEIISQLDSVNILPKSFSSKVGMSNIAKLEIALLNASPKIQLTPPSNTSGPIRKTKSLQNSSHLEKENFGSSASEAAKIRSEVLCESLLNDLSIMAQQMEMDENLQRQQAFITASSPAHLNGILKLETVNGNPIFEFSVKAPEDVLIAKTWKTDNAFNWIYTFHSSNKKINNNSRTKDQDGQAPPMVGQMQVSCFLCSEVREKGSLHNSIAMEFVLYDIAQARRSIMIDERSQCSLDSTHPLTSSVSTTSVKEKHIGIDNSKEHQNPTRNTCSSFRSDASTSCPWSPADLHPQLEIATTIVQIPFDRRKGSKGLKEVTSKENQNLSSYPAVDQEMEICSCLNPATVKVITPSGTHGLPNTDEGGPSTLQDRWRSGGGCDCGGWDMGCPIVVFNNSHADDWVDSQTFESRKSMFLFLQGSKEKVPALSIMADGKGQYLVDFHARLSTLQAFSICIAVLHGFDVASAVIQEKNRQKSHSNSLKLLLEEEVWRLIEAAASEERKVKPTSFLLDAPFSPMGRV; via the exons ATGGGGCAAGAAAGAGGCTTAAAATCTGAAGACAATTTTCAAGTAAGATTGAGGCCCAAAGTTGTTAGTTCTTGCATTTCTAGCAGTAAAAAGGTACAAGAATGTGATAGAAAAGGACTTCCTAGATATTACGACTTGAACAGATTGGATAGTGATCTGAGAGTACTGGGCCGCAGTTATTCTTCCAGCCCCGGTTACAAAATCATGCCTCTAAAAATGAGTGATAAAGTGCCAAAAAGAGGTTCTATGTATCGGAGCTCTAAAGAGGTATCAAGAATGAGAAAACTAAGAGATATGAGGAAAGTTGAATCATGTTGCAGTGATGAtgcttttttttcatttgatatcATTGATTCATTCCATCATCATGGCTTGAAAGAACCTGTTTTGTTTTCACATGAAGAACATTCACCTCTTGGTTCTATGGATGTCACATTGGATCCTTTATCCGTTGACCCAACCGACTCAAACACAACAAGATCTATGGGTTTTTTAGATCTTTCATCTCATGATCTTCCTGACAAGAATCAAAGTCTGAATAAATCATGCTCATCTTCTGCCTCCAGAAAGAATAGTTCTATAGATGACCTTTTTGAGATCTCCCTGCAAAGCATTGAAACAGAATCTCATTCTACATATGCAGCAAATGAATTTCTAAGAGCAAGATCTCACAAGGATCAAAAGTTTCATCATGATCAAAGAACTGATCCTAGAATTTCTGAGGAAATCATTTCTCAACTAGATTCAGTAAATATTCTACCGAAGTCCTTTTCATCAAAGGTAGGGATGTCAAATATAGCTAAGTTAGAAATTGCTTTACTTAATGCCAGCCCAAAAATTCAACTTACCCCACCCAGTAACACTTCTGGTCCCATTAGGAAAACCAAATCTCTCCAAAATTCATCGCatttagaaaaagaaaattttggaagTAGTGCTAGTGAAGCTGCAAAAATCAGGAGTGAAGTGCTTTGCGAATCTTTACTAAATGACCTCTCTATTATGGCACAGCAGATGGAGATGGATGAAAATTTACAGAGACAACAGGCTTTTATCACAGCTTCTTCACCTGCTCACCTTAATGGAATCCTTAAACTGGAAACTGTGAATGGAAACCCAATTTTTGAGTTCTCTGTAAAAGCTCCTGAAGATGTTCTTATTGCTAAGACATGGAAAACTGATAATGCATTTAACTGGATTTATACCTTCCATAGCTCTAACAAGAAGATAAACAACAACAGCAGGACAAAAGATCAGGATGGGCAAGCACCTCCAATGGTTGGGCAGATGCAAGTTTCTTGTTTTTTGTGCTCAGAAGTAAGAGAAAAAGGATCATTGCATAACTCGATTGCTATGGAGTTTGTTCTATATGACATTGCCCAAGCAAGAAGGAGCATCATGATTGATGAAAGATCTCAGTGCTCTTTAGATTCTACTCATCCTCTGACCAGTAGTGTCAGCACAACCTCAGTCAAAGAGAAACATATAGGCATAGATAATTCAAAGGAGCACCAAAATCCTACTCGGAATACATGCAGTAGTTTTCGGTCAGATGCATCAACTTCTTGCCCATGGTCACCAGCAGATTTGCATCCGCAACTTGAGATTGCAACTACTATTGTTCAAATTCCTTTCGATAGAAGGAAGGGCTCAAAAGGTTTAAAAGAAGTCACCTCAAAAGAAAATCAAAATTTATCAAGTTATCCTGCTGTTGATCAGGAAATGGAGATCTGCAGCTGCCTAAATCCTGCAACTGTCAAGGTGATAACCCCTAGTGGCACACATGGGTTGCCAAATACCGATGAAGGTGGTCCGTCCACCTTACAAGATAGATGGAGGTCTGGTGGAGGATGTGATTGTGGTGGCTGGGACATGGGCTGCCCAATTGTCGTGTTCAATAATTCTCATGCTGATGATTGGGTGGATTCCCAAACATTTGAGAGTCGGAAGtcaatgtttctttttcttcAG GGAAGCAAAGAAAAGGTGCCTGCACTATCAATAATGGCTGATGGGAAAGGACAATATCTTGTTGATTTCCATGCACGATTATCAACTTTACAGGCATTCTCGATCTGCATTGCCGTATTGCATGGTTTCGATGTTGCTTCAGCTGTTATTCAGGAGAAGAACAGGCAAAAGTCACATTCTAATTCATTGAAATTACTCCTCGAGGAAGAAGTCTGGCGACTGATTGAAGCCGCTGCAAGTGAAGAAAGAAAAGTGAAACCAACATCTTTTTTGCTGGATGCACCCTTTTCTCCAATGGGAAGAGTTTGA